In one window of Frigoriglobus tundricola DNA:
- a CDS encoding amidase translates to MHPNPGHDRSEGPSRRSFLAAGVAAGLVTADAAAVPPNDHKEDAFDLNELGITDLQAGMKAGTYTARGLVEKYLARIEAVDRKGPTLNSVIEVNPDALARADELDKEYKRNGPRGPLHGVPVLIKDNIDTADRTATTAGSLALVGAKPPKDAFLVTRLRDAGAVVLGKTNLSEWANARCSYSTSGWSGRGGLTRNPYALDRNPSGSSSGSGAAVAANLCCVAVGTETDGSILSPASVCGIVGLKPTVGLVSRSGVIPISQSQDTAGPMTRTVRDAAVLLAALTGLDRDDPATAASRGHIASDYTRQLSDNGLRFARIGVARNYFGFHEGVDALVAESLEVIKRQGATLVETTDLPKADQFSAAESTVFQYEMKAGLNAYLARLGPDAPVRTVADVIAFNEKHADRELAYFGQDTFKKMAARDPLTSYEYQEALARCRRLTRTEGIDAVMDKLKLDAIVAPCGGPAWVTDLLAGDRYIGGDIISVAAVAGYPSITVPAGFFFGLPIGLGWIGRAWSEPTLLKLAYAFEQATKARKPPRFLATADLTVPRPIGPVTP, encoded by the coding sequence ATGCATCCGAATCCGGGCCACGATCGTTCCGAGGGTCCCAGTCGCCGGAGCTTCTTGGCCGCCGGGGTGGCGGCCGGACTGGTGACAGCGGATGCCGCCGCCGTTCCCCCAAACGACCACAAAGAGGACGCGTTCGATTTAAACGAACTGGGCATCACCGACCTTCAAGCGGGGATGAAGGCCGGCACGTACACCGCGCGCGGCCTCGTGGAGAAGTATCTCGCCCGGATCGAGGCGGTCGATCGAAAGGGGCCGACACTGAACAGCGTGATCGAGGTCAACCCCGATGCACTCGCGCGGGCCGATGAGCTGGATAAGGAGTACAAGCGGAACGGTCCGCGGGGGCCGCTTCACGGCGTCCCCGTACTCATCAAGGACAACATCGACACGGCCGACCGAACGGCCACGACCGCCGGCTCGCTCGCCCTGGTCGGAGCGAAGCCACCGAAAGATGCGTTTCTTGTCACCCGACTTCGCGACGCCGGAGCGGTCGTCCTTGGCAAGACGAACCTGAGCGAGTGGGCCAACGCCCGGTGCAGTTACTCCACGAGCGGGTGGAGCGGACGGGGCGGGCTCACCCGCAATCCCTACGCGCTGGACCGCAACCCCTCGGGGTCCAGTTCGGGTTCGGGGGCCGCCGTGGCCGCCAACCTGTGTTGCGTGGCCGTGGGGACCGAAACCGACGGCTCGATCCTCTCCCCCGCGTCCGTCTGCGGCATCGTCGGGCTCAAGCCAACGGTCGGCCTGGTGAGCCGCTCCGGCGTCATCCCGATCTCACAGTCGCAGGACACCGCCGGCCCCATGACCCGCACGGTGCGCGACGCGGCCGTTCTGCTGGCCGCACTCACCGGACTCGATCGCGACGACCCGGCAACGGCCGCGAGCCGGGGACACATCGCTTCTGACTACACGAGGCAGTTGTCCGACAACGGCCTCCGGTTCGCCCGGATCGGGGTCGCCCGCAACTACTTCGGGTTCCACGAGGGCGTGGACGCACTCGTCGCCGAATCCCTGGAGGTCATCAAGCGCCAGGGGGCGACGCTGGTCGAGACGACCGACCTGCCCAAAGCGGACCAGTTCTCGGCCGCCGAGTCCACCGTGTTCCAGTACGAAATGAAGGCCGGTCTCAACGCGTACCTGGCCCGCCTCGGACCTGACGCTCCGGTCCGTACCGTCGCTGATGTGATTGCGTTCAATGAGAAGCACGCCGACCGGGAGCTGGCGTATTTTGGACAGGACACCTTCAAGAAGATGGCGGCGCGGGACCCGTTGACGAGTTACGAGTACCAGGAGGCTCTGGCACGGTGCCGCCGGCTCACGCGGACCGAGGGCATCGACGCCGTGATGGACAAATTGAAGCTCGACGCGATCGTCGCGCCGTGCGGCGGGCCGGCCTGGGTGACTGACCTGCTAGCCGGGGACCGGTACATCGGGGGGGACATCATCTCGGTCGCGGCCGTCGCGGGCTACCCGAGCATCACGGTGCCGGCGGGGTTCTTCTTCGGGCTGCCGATCGGGCTCGGTTGGATCGGCCGCGCCTGGAGCGAGCCGACGCTCCTAAAATTGGCCTATGCGTTCGAGCAAGCCACGAAAGCGCGCAAGCCGCCGCGGTTCCTGGCAACGGCCGATCTGACCGTACCCCGCCCCATCGGACCCGTTACTCCATAG
- a CDS encoding TIGR02996 domain-containing protein: protein MDDRAALLANVLNDPAADTARLVLADGLEEHGENAFGRFVRAGLIAARFRNEDLIHAPDYCDALDTIADVVTSGEPARWLAALATGPSPPGPSDWVWDHAADRVTVRTGPAAGVFTRGAAL, encoded by the coding sequence GTGGACGACCGTGCGGCCCTTCTCGCGAACGTGTTGAACGACCCGGCGGCCGACACCGCCCGCCTTGTGCTGGCGGACGGGCTCGAGGAACACGGCGAAAACGCGTTCGGCCGGTTCGTGCGGGCCGGGCTCATCGCCGCGCGGTTCCGCAACGAGGACCTGATCCACGCCCCGGACTACTGCGACGCGCTCGATACCATCGCCGACGTCGTGACGAGTGGCGAACCCGCCCGGTGGCTGGCCGCGCTCGCCACCGGCCCGTCCCCGCCCGGACCGTCCGATTGGGTGTGGGATCACGCGGCCGACCGGGTGACGGTGCGGACCGGCCCCGCAGCGGGCGTGTTCACTCGGGGGGCTGCTCTCTGA
- a CDS encoding CHAT domain-containing tetratricopeptide repeat protein, translating to MIRFRSLVISALIGSSLPVPVTADDPPKRLTDEERKDLDDQRLKWNRVGLEASEKRQYPDAVKAYEKALEIAHRLYPMTEFPNGHAKLSNSLSNLALTYYAHEKYEAAEPLFKDALEMRKRLFQGDHPSVADSLNDLAGMYNAQRRYGAAEPLFKAALDMRRRLFRGDHAGVANSLNNLAALYNAQKKYGAAEPLFKEALDMHRRLYKGDHPGVATSLNNLAFFYRDQGKDGAAEPLFKEALDMYKRLDKGDRLELTNGIDYLALLYRDQGKYAAAEPLFKEVLDMRKRLYKGDHPDVATSLNNLALLHRAQGNYAAAEPLFKAALDMRKRLFKGDHPGVANSLTSLALVYRDQGKYAAAEPLFKEALDMHKRVFRGDHPGVANSLNNLALMYNAQEKREVAEALFKDALEMHKRLFPGDHPSVANSLNNLAGLYRDQGKYATAEVLFKDALEMYKRLFPGDHPSVANSLNNLAGLYRDQGKYGSAEPLLTGALEMHKRLFPGDHPALINSLSNLAVLHQAQAEYAAAEPLFKDALAMSQRITAAHAKQKTEGEALTFTASLPLYRDGFLSFATHWKHVPASTYDPATAYPTLWTTKGTLARVYEQRQFRVRTAAIDPALARTLSRLGDVRRRRAEILFAPATTDAVTLEHRAADLSAFDSTIAELTKALTEQFPPTARADKLATATPADLHTALSVGTAFVDFYHYTYFERDDTQPAGKREKRTNRYVAFVVTRDKVTWVDLGAAVPIGEAVRVWREGITGHKEIPNAVAQRVRELVWEPVRKHLPGAVRTVYICLDADLFGVPFAALPGDRAGTIVLEDFAIATIPHPPFLLDKLWPHEPVKNPPSGALVVGGVKYDAEIVPPGPNVIATRSGAPLLKPGQKLDWPYLPGSAVEANGVSAAAERKQLLATRLDGDKATPATVLAALPKARHAHFATHGFFADASFRSVFQLDEKDYEISRGGERIGRAVNSPLIMSGLVFAGANNPKTPGRGVVTGEQLIDLDLSGLELAVLSACETGLGAVAGGEGVYGLQRAFHYAGATNVVASLWKVPDQSTAALMALFYRNLWERNMTPLESLRQAQLEIYRYPEKVPELAKGFRGEFEIVPGAEAVSEIKPNKDGKAHPLFWAAFTLSGPGR from the coding sequence ATGATCCGGTTCCGGTCGCTGGTGATCTCTGCGCTGATCGGCTCAAGCCTCCCCGTTCCGGTAACGGCCGATGATCCGCCCAAGAGGCTCACTGATGAAGAACGAAAGGACCTGGATGACCAAAGGCTCAAGTGGAATCGGGTCGGGCTTGAAGCCTCGGAGAAGCGTCAGTACCCGGACGCAGTGAAGGCGTACGAGAAGGCGTTGGAAATTGCCCACAGGCTTTACCCGATGACCGAGTTCCCCAACGGTCATGCGAAGCTCTCCAATTCCCTCAGCAATCTGGCACTAACATACTACGCGCATGAGAAGTACGAAGCCGCCGAGCCGTTGTTCAAGGACGCCCTGGAGATGCGCAAGCGCCTGTTCCAAGGCGACCACCCCAGTGTCGCTGACAGCCTGAACGACCTGGCGGGAATGTACAACGCCCAGAGGAGGTATGGGGCCGCCGAGCCGCTGTTCAAGGCGGCCCTGGACATGCGCAGGCGGCTGTTCCGAGGCGATCACGCCGGGGTGGCCAACAGCCTCAATAACCTGGCAGCACTTTACAACGCCCAGAAGAAGTATGGGGCCGCCGAGCCGCTGTTCAAAGAGGCCCTGGACATGCACAGGCGCCTGTACAAGGGTGACCACCCCGGTGTGGCCACGAGCCTCAACAACCTGGCATTCTTCTACCGGGACCAGGGGAAAGACGGGGCCGCCGAGCCGCTGTTCAAGGAGGCCCTGGACATGTACAAGCGCCTGGACAAGGGTGACCGCCTTGAACTGACTAACGGCATCGACTACCTGGCACTTCTGTACCGAGACCAGGGGAAGTACGCCGCTGCTGAGCCGCTGTTCAAGGAGGTCCTGGACATGCGCAAGCGGCTCTACAAAGGGGACCACCCCGATGTGGCCACGAGTCTCAATAACCTGGCACTGCTGCACCGAGCCCAGGGGAACTATGCCGCTGCCGAGCCGCTATTCAAGGCGGCCCTGGACATGCGCAAGCGGCTGTTCAAAGGCGATCACCCCGGTGTGGCCAACAGCTTAACCAGTCTGGCACTCGTGTACCGGGACCAGGGGAAGTATGCCGCTGCCGAGCCGCTCTTCAAGGAGGCCCTGGACATGCACAAGCGCGTGTTCCGGGGCGATCACCCCGGCGTGGCCAACAGTCTCAACAACCTGGCACTCATGTATAACGCGCAAGAGAAGCGTGAGGTCGCCGAGGCGCTGTTCAAGGACGCCCTCGAGATGCACAAGCGGCTGTTCCCCGGCGACCACCCGAGTGTGGCCAACAGCCTCAACAACCTGGCGGGCCTGTACCGAGACCAGGGGAAGTATGCGACCGCCGAGGTGTTGTTCAAGGACGCCCTCGAAATGTACAAGCGGCTGTTCCCCGGCGACCATCCCAGTGTGGCCAACAGCCTCAACAACTTGGCGGGCCTGTACCGGGACCAGGGGAAGTACGGGTCCGCCGAGCCGCTGCTCACGGGCGCCCTTGAGATGCACAAGCGGCTGTTCCCCGGCGACCACCCCGCTTTAATCAACAGCCTCAGCAACCTGGCAGTTCTGCACCAAGCCCAGGCGGAGTATGCGGCCGCTGAACCGCTCTTCAAAGATGCGCTCGCCATGTCCCAGCGGATCACCGCAGCCCACGCGAAGCAGAAGACCGAAGGCGAGGCGCTCACCTTCACCGCCTCGCTGCCACTCTACCGCGACGGTTTCCTCTCGTTCGCAACGCATTGGAAGCACGTGCCCGCATCCACGTATGACCCGGCCACCGCCTACCCGACACTGTGGACGACCAAGGGCACCCTGGCCCGGGTGTACGAACAGCGACAGTTCCGGGTCCGCACCGCAGCCATTGATCCCGCCCTCGCCCGGACCCTCTCGCGATTGGGGGACGTACGCCGACGCCGGGCCGAGATCCTCTTCGCACCGGCCACCACGGACGCAGTCACGCTCGAGCACCGGGCTGCCGATCTGAGCGCTTTCGACTCAACAATTGCCGAGTTGACCAAAGCCCTCACCGAGCAGTTCCCCCCGACCGCTCGCGCCGACAAACTCGCCACCGCCACCCCCGCGGACTTGCATACGGCACTCTCCGTCGGCACCGCGTTCGTGGACTTCTACCACTACACCTACTTCGAGAGGGACGACACCCAGCCCGCTGGCAAAAGAGAGAAGCGCACCAATCGTTACGTGGCGTTCGTGGTGACGCGCGACAAGGTGACGTGGGTGGATCTGGGCGCGGCCGTACCGATCGGAGAGGCCGTCCGGGTATGGCGCGAGGGGATTACGGGTCACAAGGAGATCCCAAACGCGGTTGCCCAGCGAGTGCGTGAGTTGGTGTGGGAGCCGGTCCGCAAACACCTCCCCGGGGCCGTGAGGACCGTTTACATCTGCCTGGATGCGGACCTGTTCGGAGTGCCATTTGCCGCGCTGCCCGGGGACAGGGCCGGCACCATCGTGCTGGAGGACTTCGCCATCGCGACGATCCCGCACCCTCCGTTCCTGCTCGACAAGTTGTGGCCACACGAACCGGTCAAGAACCCGCCTTCCGGCGCGCTCGTGGTCGGCGGGGTGAAGTACGACGCTGAGATCGTTCCGCCCGGCCCAAACGTGATCGCCACCCGAAGCGGGGCCCCGCTGCTCAAGCCGGGTCAGAAGCTCGACTGGCCGTACTTGCCCGGCTCTGCCGTGGAAGCGAACGGCGTGTCTGCCGCGGCAGAACGGAAGCAGCTTCTCGCCACCCGTCTTGACGGCGATAAGGCCACGCCCGCAACGGTTCTGGCGGCCCTGCCGAAGGCCAGGCACGCGCACTTCGCGACCCACGGGTTCTTCGCCGACGCGTCGTTCCGATCCGTCTTCCAGTTGGACGAGAAAGACTACGAAATCTCCCGGGGGGGCGAGCGGATCGGCAGAGCGGTGAACAGCCCGCTGATTATGAGCGGTCTGGTGTTCGCGGGCGCCAACAACCCGAAGACACCGGGGCGCGGGGTCGTCACCGGCGAGCAACTCATCGACCTCGACTTGTCGGGCCTGGAACTGGCGGTGCTGTCGGCGTGTGAAACGGGTTTGGGGGCCGTGGCCGGGGGCGAGGGCGTCTACGGTCTCCAACGGGCCTTCCACTACGCCGGCGCCACCAACGTGGTGGCCTCACTGTGGAAGGTGCCGGATCAGTCCACCGCCGCCCTCATGGCACTGTTCTACCGCAACCTGTGGGAGCGGAACATGACACCGCTCGAGTCGTTACGGCAGGCCCAACTGGAGATTTATCGCTACCCGGAAAAGGTTCCGGAACTCGCCAAAGGGTTCCGCGGCGAGTTCGAGATCGTTCCCGGAGCGGAGGCCGTGAGCGAGATCAAACCCAACAAGGACGGCAAGGCGCATCCGCTCTTTTGGGCCGCGTTCACGCTCTCCGGACCGGGGCGATGA
- a CDS encoding serine/threonine-protein kinase produces MTVPPRTPNESALREFLLGALPPDRAEQVREWLDADSAHAAQLEHIAAHDPLTDAVSDTVDVDTVPADAVERVIHNVNCAIRKAPAEDRPGPSVGIGPSVPSPASESGLPWPPTRLSHYRIVGELGHGGMGYVFEAEDEKLGRRVAVKVLSPDLARRSDAGPRFLDEARHAAAVEHENVVPILHVGEDAGAPFIVMPLLKGEPLAARLKRDGKLPGAEIARIGRDVAAGLAAAHATGVVHRDIKPANVWLDADTGRARVLDFGLARFGSGAEARNNEWVLEGTPGYMAPEQIGGRPATPRSDLFSLGATLYECASGEKAFDGPSLTAVLKAVGEHHPAPLAVVNPEVPEPVSVLVQRLLAKNPAGRPANARDVVAALRDEPITEGSSGWDTVTRVDLGPRSEPHGRRKWLLGVGSVAVGALAAASWLATHPAPLSDSTTTKPDVRPPVKYRGQVDVKIRRELVPGTPQMVRLNQAGALPLTRSDEFRIEAEIDPPAYLYLVWVDPNRDVTPVYPWDPTAGAKQVDPWTTRPAQEESVGTLNLPRGAQSYLAPKSRPGVATMVLLARPTPLDVPDSQVKGWFEALPDLPLPPGGDTGVVWFDDFTPSADPFRRRTFETVGGDDPFVRWQAQLQKTIGRTFAYQTSVSFARTGNK; encoded by the coding sequence ATGACCGTTCCCCCGAGAACGCCGAACGAGAGCGCGCTTCGCGAATTCTTACTCGGCGCGCTCCCTCCCGATCGTGCCGAGCAGGTCCGCGAGTGGCTCGACGCCGACTCGGCCCACGCCGCGCAACTCGAGCACATCGCCGCTCACGATCCGCTCACCGATGCCGTGTCAGACACAGTGGACGTTGACACGGTTCCGGCGGACGCCGTGGAGCGGGTGATTCACAACGTTAACTGCGCCATTCGTAAGGCGCCTGCAGAGGACCGTCCCGGTCCATCCGTGGGGATCGGCCCATCCGTTCCTTCCCCCGCGAGCGAATCGGGCCTCCCCTGGCCGCCCACACGACTGAGTCACTACCGCATCGTTGGGGAACTGGGTCACGGCGGAATGGGGTACGTGTTTGAGGCCGAGGACGAGAAACTCGGCCGCCGGGTCGCCGTGAAAGTGTTGAGCCCGGATCTGGCCCGCCGGTCGGACGCGGGACCCCGCTTCCTGGACGAAGCGCGGCACGCGGCGGCGGTCGAACACGAGAACGTGGTCCCGATCCTGCACGTTGGTGAAGACGCCGGGGCACCGTTCATTGTCATGCCGTTGCTCAAGGGCGAACCGCTCGCCGCGCGACTGAAGCGGGACGGGAAACTGCCCGGCGCCGAAATCGCCCGAATCGGCCGGGACGTCGCGGCGGGGTTGGCCGCGGCCCACGCGACCGGGGTGGTCCACCGCGACATTAAACCCGCAAACGTCTGGTTGGACGCGGACACGGGCCGGGCGCGGGTGCTGGACTTCGGTCTCGCCCGCTTCGGCTCCGGGGCCGAGGCGCGGAACAACGAGTGGGTACTCGAGGGCACGCCGGGTTACATGGCCCCCGAACAGATCGGCGGTCGGCCCGCAACGCCCCGGTCGGACCTGTTCAGCCTCGGCGCGACGCTCTACGAATGCGCGAGCGGGGAAAAGGCGTTCGACGGCCCTTCGCTCACGGCGGTCCTGAAAGCGGTGGGCGAACACCACCCCGCGCCGCTGGCCGTAGTGAACCCCGAAGTACCGGAACCGGTGTCCGTCCTCGTTCAGCGGTTGCTGGCCAAGAATCCCGCCGGCCGCCCCGCCAACGCGCGCGACGTGGTCGCGGCCCTCCGGGACGAACCGATCACCGAAGGCAGTTCGGGCTGGGACACCGTCACTCGGGTCGATCTCGGCCCGCGATCGGAGCCACACGGCCGTCGGAAGTGGCTCCTCGGCGTGGGCAGCGTCGCGGTCGGGGCGTTAGCCGCGGCTTCATGGCTGGCCACGCACCCCGCTCCGCTGTCCGATTCCACAACCACAAAGCCGGACGTGAGACCACCCGTAAAGTATCGGGGCCAAGTGGATGTGAAGATCCGGCGCGAGCTGGTGCCAGGCACCCCCCAGATGGTGCGTTTGAATCAGGCCGGTGCGTTGCCGCTCACGCGATCCGACGAGTTCCGCATCGAGGCGGAGATCGACCCGCCGGCGTACCTGTACCTGGTGTGGGTGGACCCGAACCGCGACGTGACCCCGGTGTACCCGTGGGACCCGACGGCCGGCGCGAAACAGGTCGACCCCTGGACGACCCGGCCGGCACAGGAAGAGTCGGTCGGCACGTTGAACCTGCCCCGCGGGGCGCAGAGCTACCTCGCGCCGAAGTCCCGTCCCGGCGTCGCCACGATGGTGCTGTTGGCGCGTCCGACCCCGCTCGACGTACCCGATTCACAGGTGAAAGGGTGGTTCGAAGCGCTCCCCGACCTGCCGCTGCCGCCGGGCGGCGACACCGGGGTGGTGTGGTTCGACGACTTCACCCCGAGTGCCGACCCGTTCCGGCGGCGGACCTTCGAGACCGTCGGCGGGGACGACCCCTTCGTCCGGTGGCAGGCGCAGTTGCAGAAAACGATCGGGCGCACATTTGCGTACCAGACATCGGTGAGTTTCGCGCGCACGGGCAACAAGTGA
- a CDS encoding RNA polymerase sigma factor produces MSTTSLTLLDRLRHPSQPDAWDRFVRLYTPLLLRWAALQGFQDADAEDLAQTVLVKLVRVLPTYEKRDGQTFRGWLFTICRNECRDFRAVRATRPLPTADGLATVAERQPITEVTEAEYRRRLVQRALELVRADFTPAVWDAFIRYVIDRRPAAEVARELGTTANAVYLARHRVLTRVRQELAGLID; encoded by the coding sequence ATGTCCACGACTTCTCTCACGCTTCTGGACCGGCTGCGCCACCCCAGCCAGCCCGACGCCTGGGACCGGTTCGTCCGGTTGTACACGCCGCTGCTGTTGCGCTGGGCGGCGCTCCAGGGCTTCCAGGACGCCGACGCGGAAGACCTCGCACAGACCGTACTCGTCAAACTGGTCCGCGTGCTGCCGACGTATGAAAAACGCGACGGGCAGACGTTCCGCGGCTGGTTGTTCACGATCTGCCGGAACGAGTGCCGCGACTTCCGCGCCGTCCGGGCCACCCGGCCGCTCCCCACGGCCGACGGGCTCGCGACGGTCGCGGAGCGCCAGCCGATAACAGAAGTGACCGAGGCCGAATACCGCCGCCGGCTGGTCCAGCGCGCGCTGGAACTGGTCCGCGCCGACTTCACCCCCGCCGTCTGGGACGCGTTTATTCGGTACGTGATCGACCGGCGCCCCGCGGCCGAGGTCGCGCGCGAGCTGGGCACCACCGCGAACGCCGTCTACCTGGCGCGCCACCGCGTGCTGACCCGCGTGCGTCAGGAGCTCGCCGGCCTGATCGATTGA
- a CDS encoding SPFH domain-containing protein: MSALFAAGEFPEFVLLYGAIGFAALFVALVLWWLTVRVIPNDKVGVVEKLWSPKGSVTDGRIIALHEEAGYQATLLRGGLHFGYWRWQYRVHIAPLVTVPQGQIGYVYARDGSPLPPSQTLGRVVECNNFQDAHAFLVRSGEEAEHGQRGRQRAILREGVYAINPAAFVVMTENRAYTVPHLLDAQESTVVKTWHDQLTKCAGFHPVVIGGSSKSGETEVHDDVIGVVTTHDGPSLPPGEIIAPAVGTEPDGASYHNNYQDPEAFLAAAGRRGRQYAPLTDGTYFINRWFATVELVNKTVVPIGHVGVVVSYVGKAGRDVSGTSFRHGERVQDGERGVWERPLGPGKYPFNVYAGQVILVPTTNFVLHWITGKTEAHKFDEGLRSIDLVTRDAYEPLLPLSVVVHIDYQRAPSVIQRFGDVKKLITQTIDPMLSAFFRDVAHKKTMLQLLHERDQIQNEARTELRTRFREFDIECVDVLIGKPVASEKDTKIEQLLEQLRLRQLSIEQLETYERQRAAADKLRTLNEAQAQAAVQVQLTNAKADVQIAESRGEAELARARKQSEQMVVTAEAELARSRRQAEQTVLTAEALSKEKVLAGRGEGQKALQIGLAEAAVVLRKVAAYGDPRLYAAALLADRLADSTQPLVPERMFVSGANSDTGAVASGPLGVLLTLLLGERTGLGSFADPQDAAELKAECDKLAREAGGALVAK; this comes from the coding sequence GTGTCCGCGCTCTTTGCTGCGGGCGAGTTCCCGGAGTTCGTACTCCTGTACGGAGCGATCGGGTTCGCCGCCTTGTTTGTCGCGCTCGTGTTGTGGTGGCTCACGGTCCGCGTGATACCCAACGACAAGGTCGGGGTGGTCGAGAAGCTGTGGTCGCCGAAGGGCTCGGTGACGGACGGGCGCATTATCGCGCTCCACGAGGAAGCGGGGTACCAGGCGACGCTCCTCCGCGGCGGTTTGCACTTCGGGTACTGGCGGTGGCAGTACCGCGTCCACATCGCCCCCCTCGTCACCGTGCCGCAGGGCCAGATCGGCTACGTGTACGCCCGCGACGGCAGCCCGCTGCCCCCGAGCCAGACGCTCGGCCGGGTGGTGGAGTGCAACAACTTCCAGGACGCCCACGCGTTCCTCGTGCGGTCCGGGGAGGAGGCCGAACACGGGCAGCGGGGCCGCCAGCGGGCCATTCTGCGTGAGGGCGTGTACGCGATCAACCCGGCGGCGTTCGTGGTGATGACCGAGAACCGCGCGTACACCGTACCGCACCTGCTCGACGCGCAGGAATCGACCGTCGTCAAGACGTGGCACGACCAGTTGACGAAGTGCGCCGGGTTCCATCCCGTCGTGATCGGCGGGTCGAGCAAGTCGGGCGAGACGGAGGTCCACGACGACGTGATCGGCGTCGTCACGACGCACGACGGCCCGAGCCTGCCGCCGGGCGAGATCATCGCCCCGGCCGTGGGGACCGAACCGGACGGCGCGAGCTACCACAACAACTACCAGGACCCCGAAGCGTTCCTCGCGGCCGCCGGGCGCCGGGGCCGGCAGTACGCGCCGCTGACGGACGGCACCTACTTCATCAACCGCTGGTTCGCGACGGTGGAGCTGGTGAACAAGACGGTCGTGCCGATCGGCCACGTGGGCGTGGTCGTCAGCTACGTGGGCAAGGCCGGTCGGGACGTGTCCGGCACGTCCTTCCGGCACGGCGAGCGTGTGCAGGACGGTGAACGCGGCGTGTGGGAGCGGCCACTGGGACCGGGCAAGTACCCGTTCAACGTGTACGCCGGTCAGGTGATCCTGGTGCCCACAACGAACTTCGTGCTGCACTGGATCACCGGCAAAACGGAGGCGCACAAGTTCGACGAGGGGCTGCGGTCGATCGACCTCGTCACGCGCGACGCGTACGAGCCGCTCCTGCCGCTCTCCGTGGTGGTCCACATCGACTACCAGCGGGCGCCCAGCGTGATCCAGCGGTTCGGGGACGTGAAGAAGCTCATCACCCAGACGATCGACCCGATGCTGAGCGCCTTCTTCCGCGACGTCGCCCACAAGAAGACGATGCTGCAACTGCTGCACGAGCGGGATCAGATCCAGAACGAGGCCCGGACCGAACTCCGCACCCGCTTCCGGGAGTTCGACATCGAGTGCGTGGACGTGCTCATCGGCAAGCCGGTGGCGTCAGAAAAGGACACCAAGATCGAGCAACTGCTGGAGCAGTTACGGCTCCGGCAGTTGTCCATCGAACAACTGGAGACCTATGAACGCCAGCGCGCGGCGGCGGACAAGCTGCGGACGCTCAACGAGGCCCAGGCCCAGGCCGCGGTGCAGGTGCAACTGACGAACGCCAAGGCCGACGTGCAGATCGCCGAGAGCCGCGGCGAGGCGGAGCTGGCCCGCGCCCGCAAGCAGTCCGAGCAGATGGTGGTCACCGCCGAGGCCGAACTGGCGCGGTCGCGGCGCCAGGCCGAACAGACGGTGCTGACGGCCGAAGCTCTTTCGAAGGAGAAGGTGCTGGCCGGTCGGGGCGAGGGTCAAAAGGCGCTCCAGATCGGTCTCGCCGAGGCGGCGGTCGTGCTCCGGAAGGTCGCCGCCTACGGCGACCCGCGGTTGTACGCCGCGGCGCTGCTGGCGGACCGCCTCGCCGACAGCACGCAGCCGTTGGTGCCGGAGCGCATGTTCGTGAGCGGCGCGAACAGCGACACCGGGGCCGTCGCCAGCGGTCCCCTCGGCGTGCTGCTCACCCTGCTCCTGGGCGAGAGGACCGGCCTCGGTTCGTTCGCCGACCCGCAAGACGCTGCCGAACTCAAGGCCGAGTGCGATAAACTCGCCCGCGAAGCCGGCGGTGCCCTGGTCGCGAAGTGA
- the lpxD gene encoding UDP-3-O-(3-hydroxymyristoyl)glucosamine N-acyltransferase yields MTNHDTQHRPVRIDPSACIDPTVVIGPGVSVGPCVVIGQGSTIGENAVIHAGAVIGRFCKLGRDNVIHPRVVLYDDCTLGDRVIVHSGAVLGADGFGYRTQQGRHVKVPQLGSVEIEDDVEIGVGSAVDRGTFGPTRIGAGTKIDNLVQVGHNCQIGKNNLLGNQVGIAGSCVTGDNVTIANRVGVADHLRIGAGAFLVSGSGVTNDIQEGTRVSGYPARREEDVERALADAAALPGLREDVRRISEYLGRSSGPAAQDDESVRTPAPR; encoded by the coding sequence GTGACCAACCATGACACCCAACACCGGCCCGTCCGGATCGATCCGAGTGCCTGCATTGACCCGACTGTCGTCATCGGCCCCGGGGTGTCGGTCGGCCCGTGCGTGGTGATCGGGCAGGGGAGTACGATCGGTGAAAACGCCGTCATTCACGCCGGCGCGGTGATCGGGCGGTTCTGCAAACTCGGCCGCGACAACGTCATCCACCCGCGCGTGGTCCTGTACGACGATTGTACGCTCGGCGACCGCGTGATCGTGCACTCGGGTGCCGTGCTCGGGGCCGACGGGTTCGGTTACCGGACCCAGCAGGGGCGACACGTCAAAGTTCCGCAGCTCGGTTCCGTGGAGATCGAGGACGACGTGGAGATCGGCGTCGGCTCCGCCGTGGACCGCGGCACCTTCGGTCCCACCCGGATCGGGGCGGGAACCAAGATCGACAACCTCGTGCAAGTCGGCCACAACTGCCAGATCGGCAAGAACAACCTGCTGGGCAACCAGGTGGGGATCGCGGGCTCGTGCGTCACCGGCGACAACGTGACGATTGCCAACCGGGTCGGCGTGGCGGATCACCTGCGGATCGGTGCCGGCGCCTTTCTCGTCAGCGGGAGCGGCGTGACCAACGACATCCAGGAAGGCACGCGGGTGAGCGGCTATCCGGCGCGTCGGGAGGAGGACGTCGAACGGGCGCTGGCGGACGCGGCGGCGCTCCCGGGGCTTCGCGAGGACGTGAGGCGGATCAGCGAGTACCTGGGGCGCTCGAGTGGCCCGGCCGCTCAGGACGACGAGTCGGTCCGCACGCCGGCTCCTCGGTAG